One stretch of Juglans microcarpa x Juglans regia isolate MS1-56 chromosome 3D, Jm3101_v1.0, whole genome shotgun sequence DNA includes these proteins:
- the LOC121254415 gene encoding ABC transporter G family member 21, producing MMPPEQETTATTSTTATSIQPANIPAANWSENALVHAEPSGTSTRSLSINVSTCFEDDQMPDQLQDQANTHRFSILHQSLRPITLKFEDVAYTIKLRTNKGSCLAPHEPKPTRTVLNGVSGVVRPGELLAMLGPSGSGKTTLLTALAGRLPSKVSGVITYNGQPFSSSMKRKTGFVTQDDVLYPHLTVLETLTYVAMLRLPKQLSKQEKMEQAEMIIRDLGLSRCRNSIVGGTLLRGVSGGERKRVSIGQEMVVNPSLLLLDEPTSGLDSTTAQRIVATLRGLARGGRTVITTIHQPSSRLYRMFDKVVVLSDGCPIYSGHAGGVMEYFASIGYVPGFDFVNPADFLLDLANGIAPDVKQDEQVEFRGRLDHHGDHNSTKQSLIASYKKNLYPALKADIHRNLTDPVLSTSGILSSRGCENRWTTSWWEQFKVLLRRGLKERKHESYSGLKIFQVMSVSILSGLLWWKSDTSHIQDQVGLLFFFSIFWGFFPLFSAIFAFPLERPMLIKERSSGMYRLSSYYFARMAGDLPMELVLPTIFVTVTYWMGGLKPSLLTFVLTLLIILFNVLVSQGLGLALGAILMDVKQATTLSSVTMLVFLLAGGYYIQHIPSFMAWLKYISFSHYCYKLLVGVQYSVNEVYACGAGKECRVMDFPAIQFLGLDHKWWDVAALTVMLVGYRVLAYLALRMGH from the exons ATGATGCCTCCTGAGCAAGAAACAACTGCCACCACTAGTACTACTGCCACTAGTATTCAGCCTGCGAATATCCCAGCCGCCAATTGGTCTGAGAACGCCTTGGTCCATGCAGAGCCATCCGGTACTTCAACAAGAAGTTTGTCAATTAATGTGAGCACTTGTTTCGAAGATGATCAGATGCCAGACCAACTGCAAGATCAAGCAAACACacacagattctccattctcCACCAATCGCTGCGCCCCATTACTCTCAAG TTTGAAGACGTGGCGTATACTATAAAGTTGCGAACCAACAAGGGTAGCTGTTTAGCGCCGCATGAGCCGAAACCCACTCGCACTGTGCTGAATGGCGTCAGTGGTGTTGTTCGACCCGGCGAGCTTCTCGCAATGCTGGGTCCATCCGGCAGTGGCAAAACCACACTCCTCACGGCCCTCGCCGGCCGCTTGCCCAGCAAGGTCTCCGGCGTTATTACATACAACGGCCAGCCCTTCTCTAGCTCCATGAAGCGCAAGACCGGTTTCGTCACACAGGACGACGTGCTATACCCTCATCTCACAGTGCTCGAGACCTTAACCTATGTCGCCATGTTAAGGTTACCCAAACAGCTCTCGAAGCAAGAGAAAATGGAGCAAGCTGAGATGATCATCAGGGACCTTGGGCTATCACGATGTCGTAACAGTATAGTCGGCGGGACCCTCCTCAGGGGTGTTTCCGGTGGTGAGCGAAAACGGGTCAGTATCGGGCAGGAGATGGTGGTAAACCCGAGTCTGTTGTTGCTGGATGAACCCACTTCGGGGCTCGACTCCACCACCGCTCAACGCATTGTAGCGACGTTGCGAGGCCTGGCACGCGGCGGCCGGACGGTAATCACCACGATTCATCAGCCTTCCAGCCGGTTGTACAGGATGTTTGACAAGGTGGTGGTGTTGTCGGACGGGTGCCCGATTTACAGCGGTCATGCGGGTGGGGTCATGGAGTACTTCGCTTCCATTGGTTATGTGCCCGGGTTCGATTTCGTCAACCCTGCTGATTTTCTGCTTGATCTTGCCAACG GTATAGCTCCTGATGTAAAGCAGGATGAGCAGGTGGAGTTTCGTGGCAGATTAGACCACCATGGCGATCACAATTCAACCAAACAGTCCTTAATTGCATCgtacaaaaaaaatctatatcCAGCCTTGAAGGCAGATATTCACAGAAATTTGACAGACCCAGTTCTTTCTACATCTGGAATATTATCTTCCAGAG GTTGTGAGAATCGATGGACCACCAGCTGGTGGGAGCAATTTAAGGTGTTGCTAAGAAGGGGCTTAAAAGAGAGGAAGCACGAATCTTATTCAGGTCTGAAGATTTTTCAGGTCATGTCTGTCTCAATTCTGTCGGGCCTCTTGTGGTGGAAATCTGATACTTCACACATTCAAGATCAG GTTGgacttctctttttcttctccatctTCTGGGGCTTTTTCCCACTATTCAGTGCCATATTCGCATTCCCTCTGGAGCGTCCTATGCTGATAAAAGAACGTTCCTCAGGCATGTACCGGCTCTCCTCCTATTACTTCGCTCGAATGGCCGGCGACTTGCCAATGGAGCTTGTGCTCCCAACCATCTTCGTGACAGTCACGTACTGGATGGGAGGTCTCAAGCCTTCATTACTTACATTTGTGCTAACCCTGTTGATTATCCTTTTCAACGTGCTGGTCTCCCAAGGGCTAGGCCTTGCACTTGGGGCAATCCTGATGGACGTAAAGCAGGCCACCACCCTATCTTCTGTGACCATGCTTGTGTTCTTACTTGCTGGAGGATACTACATTCAGCACATTCCATCTTTCATGGCTTGGTTGAAGTATATCTCTTTTAGTCACTACTGTTACAAGCTTCTTGTGGGAGTACAGTACTCAGTGAATGAGGTTTATGCTTGTGGGGCAGGGAAGGAGTGCAGGGTAATGGATTTTCCTGCAATTCAGTTCCTGGGTCTTGATCACAAGTGGTGGGATGTGGCTGCTTTGACTGTGATGTTGGTGGGATACAGAGTTTTGGCTTATTTGGCTTTGAGGATGGGACATTAA